Proteins from a single region of Meriones unguiculatus strain TT.TT164.6M chromosome 21, Bangor_MerUng_6.1, whole genome shotgun sequence:
- the Crygn gene encoding gamma-crystallin N: MAQRSGKITLYEGKHFTGRKLEVFGDCDNFQDRGFMNRVNSIRVESGAWVCFDHPDFRGQQFILEHGDYPEFFRWNGHNDHMGSCRPVGMHGEHFRIEIFEGCNFTGQCLEFLEDCPFLQSRGWAKSCVNAIKVYGDGAWVLYEEPNYRGRMYVVERGEFRSFSDWEAHSARVQSLRRVLNFF; encoded by the exons ATGGCGCAGCGCTCCGGGAAG ATCACTCTCTACGAGGGCAAGCACTTCACAGGACGGAAGCTGGAGGTCTTTGGGGACTGTGACAACTTCCAGGACCGAGGCTTTATGAACCGAGTGAACTCCATCCGGGTGGAGAGTGGAGCCTGGGTCTGCTTTGATCACCCTGACTTCCGAGGCCAGCAGTTCATCCTGGAGCACGGAGACTACCCGGAATTCTTCCGCTGGAATGGTCACAATGACCACATGGGCTCCTGTCGGCCTGTGGGCATG CACGGAGAGCACTTCCGAATAGAGATCTTCGAGGGCTGCAACTTCACAGGCCAGTGCCTGGAGTTCCTGGAGGACTGCCCCTTCCTGCAGAGCCGGGGCTGGGCCAAGAGCTGTGTCAACGCTATCAAGGTGTATGGGGATGGAGC GTGGGTCCTCTACGAGGAGCCCAACTACCGCGGCCGCATGTACGTGGTGGAGAGGGGCGAGTTCCGCAGCTTCTCGGACTGGGAGGCCCACAGCGCGCGTGTGCAGTCGCTCCGGCGGGTGCTCAACTTCTTCTAG